One Amorphoplanes digitatis genomic window carries:
- the def gene encoding peptide deformylase, giving the protein MTVRPIRLFGDPVLRTPAEPVAVFDDALRALVADLEDTVREPGRAGVAAPQIGVSLRAFSYNVGGEVGHLINPVLAGLDGEQDDEEGCLSLPGMGYPTPRAWAVTATGFDQFGEPVTISGTGLLARALQHETDHLDGRLYIDTLKGDTRRQALRDLRRTRPAPRP; this is encoded by the coding sequence ATGACTGTTCGCCCCATCCGGCTGTTCGGCGACCCGGTGCTGCGTACCCCCGCGGAACCGGTCGCGGTTTTCGACGACGCCCTGCGCGCGCTCGTCGCCGATCTCGAGGACACCGTCCGCGAACCCGGCCGCGCCGGCGTGGCCGCGCCGCAGATCGGCGTGAGCCTGCGCGCGTTCTCCTACAACGTGGGCGGCGAGGTCGGGCACCTGATCAACCCGGTGCTCGCCGGCCTCGACGGTGAGCAGGACGACGAGGAGGGCTGCCTGTCACTGCCCGGGATGGGCTACCCGACGCCGCGCGCCTGGGCGGTGACCGCGACCGGTTTCGATCAGTTCGGGGAGCCGGTGACGATCTCGGGGACCGGGCTCCTGGCCCGGGCCCTGCAACACGAGACGGACCACCTGGACGGCCGCCTCTACATCGACACCCTCAAGGGCGACACCCGCCGCCAGGCCCTGCGCGACCTACGCCGCACCCGCCCGGCGCCACGCCCGTGA
- a CDS encoding MarR family transcriptional regulator, with protein MSHEPARASAIADLMRAGRETSRLSMVFRYAIADGLGLTVSDLECLDFLADVGSATAGQVAERTNLTTGAVTSMLRRLQQAGYVTAERDPADRRRVIVTLRPERAAELERPYERFAERARRLVEGYTVEEVLLLVRHHHSMQAMYLAELDLLRGGDTARQSA; from the coding sequence ATGTCCCACGAGCCGGCCCGGGCGTCCGCGATCGCCGACCTCATGCGCGCCGGGCGGGAGACCTCGCGGCTGTCCATGGTGTTCCGGTACGCCATCGCCGACGGGCTGGGTCTCACCGTCAGCGACCTGGAGTGCCTGGACTTCCTGGCGGACGTCGGATCCGCCACCGCGGGGCAGGTGGCCGAGCGGACCAACCTCACCACCGGCGCGGTGACCAGCATGCTCCGCCGGCTCCAGCAGGCCGGCTACGTCACGGCCGAACGCGATCCGGCGGACCGGCGGCGGGTGATCGTCACCCTGCGACCGGAGCGGGCCGCCGAACTGGAGCGCCCGTACGAGCGTTTCGCCGAGCGGGCGAGGCGGCTCGTCGAGGGCTACACCGTCGAGGAGGTGCTGCTCCTGGTCCGGCACCACCACAGCATGCAGGCGATGTACCTCGCCGAGCTGGACCTCCTGCGCGGCGGCGACACCGCGCGGCAATCCGCCTGA
- the gcvP gene encoding aminomethyl-transferring glycine dehydrogenase has translation MSFASRHIGPEAGAQTQMLKAIGYASLEALMDAAIPEVIRWHGTLDLPAAASEEEAIAELREIAGRNTVATSMIGLGYYGTFTPAVIRRNVLENPAWYTAYTPYQPEISQGRLEALLNFQTMVTDLTAMTTANASMLDEGTAVAEAMTLARRSSKSRSNVYVVDADTLPQTLAVLRTRAEPLGIDLVKVDLDAGGELPAEFFGLHLQYPGASGAVRDHAAMIEAAHGVGALVTVAADLLALTLLRAPGEIGADIAAGTTQRFGVPLGFGGPHAGYLAVRAGLERGLPGRLVGVSKDADGAPAYRLALQTREQHIRREKATSNICTAQVLLAVMASMYAVYHGPEGLREIARRTHRRAGAIAAGLAAAGVEVAHAAFFDTVTAVVPGRAAEVAEAAARGGVDLRLVDADRVSVSCDETTTPAHVEAVLAAFGAVAGGSPVSAIPAGLGRASVFLTHPVFSSHHSETAMLRYLRRLSDRDYALDRGMIPLGSCTMKLNATTEMEPVTWAEFANIHPFAPASQTAGYEYLVAQLEAWLAEITGYDAVSVQPNAGSQGELAGLLAIRGYHRSRGETHRDVCLIPSSAHGTNAASAVMAGMRVVVVACDDNGNVDLADLAAKIEKHADTLSAIMVTYPSTHGVYEKGIAELCAAVHDAGGQVYVDGANLNALVGYAKPGRFGADVSHLNLHKTFCIPHGGGGPGVGPVAVRAHLAEFLPGDPLEPGDHHAVSAAAHGSAGILPISWAYLRMMGPDGLAAATAVAVLAANYVAARLRDHFPVLYAGNEGLVAHECILDLRPLTKATGVTVDDVAKRLIDYGFHAPTMSFPVAGTLMVEPTESEDLAELDRFCDAMIAIRGEIDRVAAGEWPRDDNPLRNAPHTAASVTADEWAHAYPRSLAGFPAGVDQTSKYWPPVRRIDGAYGDRNLVCSCPSPEAFEE, from the coding sequence ATGTCGTTCGCCTCACGTCACATCGGTCCGGAGGCCGGCGCGCAGACCCAGATGCTCAAGGCCATCGGGTACGCGTCCCTGGAAGCGCTGATGGACGCCGCGATCCCCGAGGTGATCCGCTGGCACGGCACGCTGGACCTGCCGGCGGCGGCCTCCGAGGAGGAGGCGATCGCCGAGCTGCGCGAGATCGCCGGGCGTAACACGGTGGCGACCTCGATGATCGGGCTCGGCTACTACGGCACGTTCACCCCGGCCGTGATCCGGCGCAACGTGCTGGAGAACCCGGCGTGGTACACGGCGTACACGCCGTACCAGCCGGAGATCAGCCAGGGCCGGCTCGAGGCGCTGCTGAACTTCCAGACGATGGTCACCGACCTGACGGCGATGACCACCGCGAACGCCTCGATGCTGGACGAGGGCACGGCGGTCGCGGAGGCGATGACGCTGGCCCGGCGGTCGTCGAAGAGCCGCAGCAACGTCTACGTGGTGGACGCGGACACGCTGCCGCAGACCCTGGCCGTGCTGCGTACCCGGGCGGAGCCGCTCGGCATCGACCTCGTCAAGGTGGACCTCGACGCCGGCGGCGAGCTGCCGGCCGAGTTCTTCGGCCTGCACCTGCAATACCCGGGCGCGTCCGGCGCGGTCCGCGACCACGCCGCGATGATCGAGGCAGCGCACGGCGTCGGCGCCCTGGTCACGGTGGCGGCGGACCTGCTCGCGCTGACGCTGCTGCGGGCGCCGGGCGAGATCGGCGCGGACATCGCGGCGGGTACGACGCAGCGCTTCGGCGTGCCGCTGGGCTTCGGCGGCCCGCACGCCGGCTACCTGGCGGTGCGCGCCGGCCTGGAGCGCGGGCTGCCCGGCCGGCTGGTCGGGGTGTCCAAGGACGCGGACGGCGCGCCCGCCTACCGGCTGGCCCTGCAGACCCGCGAGCAGCACATCCGCCGGGAGAAGGCGACAAGCAACATCTGCACCGCGCAGGTCCTGCTGGCGGTCATGGCGAGCATGTACGCCGTCTACCACGGCCCGGAGGGGCTGCGCGAGATCGCCCGCCGTACCCATCGGCGTGCCGGCGCCATCGCGGCCGGTCTCGCCGCGGCCGGCGTGGAGGTCGCGCACGCCGCGTTCTTCGACACGGTGACCGCGGTGGTGCCGGGCCGGGCCGCGGAGGTCGCCGAGGCGGCCGCGCGCGGCGGCGTCGACCTGCGGCTGGTCGACGCGGACCGGGTCTCGGTGTCGTGCGACGAGACCACGACGCCGGCGCACGTCGAGGCGGTGCTCGCGGCGTTCGGCGCCGTCGCCGGCGGATCGCCGGTGTCGGCGATCCCCGCCGGGCTGGGCCGCGCCTCGGTGTTCCTGACCCACCCGGTGTTCTCCTCGCATCACTCGGAGACGGCGATGCTGCGCTACCTGCGCCGGCTGTCGGACCGCGACTACGCCCTGGACCGGGGCATGATCCCGCTGGGCTCGTGCACGATGAAGCTCAACGCGACCACCGAGATGGAGCCGGTCACCTGGGCGGAGTTCGCCAACATCCACCCGTTCGCCCCGGCGTCGCAGACCGCGGGCTACGAGTACCTGGTCGCGCAGCTGGAGGCCTGGCTGGCGGAGATCACTGGCTACGACGCGGTGAGCGTGCAGCCGAACGCGGGCTCGCAGGGCGAGCTGGCCGGGCTGCTGGCGATCCGCGGCTACCACCGGTCCCGCGGCGAGACCCACCGCGACGTGTGCCTGATCCCGTCGAGCGCGCACGGCACGAACGCGGCAAGCGCGGTGATGGCGGGCATGCGGGTCGTCGTGGTCGCCTGCGACGACAACGGCAACGTCGACCTGGCGGACCTGGCCGCGAAGATCGAGAAGCACGCGGACACCCTCTCCGCGATCATGGTGACCTATCCGTCGACGCACGGCGTCTACGAGAAGGGCATCGCCGAGCTGTGCGCCGCGGTGCACGACGCGGGCGGGCAGGTGTACGTCGACGGTGCGAACCTGAACGCGCTCGTCGGCTACGCGAAGCCGGGCCGGTTCGGCGCGGACGTCTCGCACCTGAACCTGCACAAGACGTTCTGCATCCCGCACGGCGGCGGCGGCCCGGGCGTCGGCCCGGTGGCGGTCCGCGCGCACCTGGCCGAGTTCCTGCCAGGCGACCCCCTGGAGCCGGGCGACCACCACGCGGTGTCGGCGGCGGCGCACGGCTCGGCGGGCATCCTGCCGATCTCGTGGGCGTACCTGCGGATGATGGGCCCGGACGGCCTGGCGGCGGCGACGGCGGTCGCGGTCCTGGCCGCGAACTACGTGGCGGCGCGGCTGCGTGACCACTTCCCGGTGCTGTACGCGGGCAACGAGGGCCTGGTGGCGCACGAGTGCATCCTCGACCTGCGGCCGCTGACGAAGGCGACCGGCGTGACGGTCGACGACGTGGCGAAGCGGCTCATCGACTACGGCTTCCACGCGCCGACGATGTCGTTCCCGGTGGCGGGGACGCTGATGGTCGAGCCGACCGAGAGCGAGGACCTGGCCGAGCTGGACCGGTTCTGCGACGCGATGATCGCGATCCGGGGCGAGATCGACCGGGTCGCGGCGGGCGAGTGGCCCCGGGACGACAATCCGCTGCGCAACGCCCCGCACACGGCGGCGTCGGTGACGGCGGACGAGTGGGCGCACGCGTACCCGCGATCGCTTGCCGGTTTCCCGGCGGGTGTCGACCAGACCTCGAAGTACTGGCCGCCGGTGCGGCGCATCGACGGTGCGTACGGCGACCGGAACCTGGTCTGCTCGTGTCCGTCACCGGAGGCGTTCGAGGAGTGA
- a CDS encoding nucleotidyltransferase domain-containing protein, with product MTVDVPAWAAEITAGLGYPLVFATVSGAHLYGFASVDSDLDLRASHVLPAAEVVGLRTGPETVQSEGLRDGVELDVVSHDLLKFARLLNSRNGYVLEQLLSPLVVATSPVHAALVELAPGLLTSHHAHHYLGFAATQERLFARTGELKPALYTLRVLLTGIHLMRTGTLETDLGVLGGGLAYVPELIARKREAEHGPFPAAARAALERDIPRLRAELEAARDASALPEHADPAAVEALHRLVVRVRLGSVGAAVV from the coding sequence GTGACCGTCGACGTGCCCGCCTGGGCCGCGGAGATCACCGCCGGCCTCGGCTACCCGCTGGTCTTCGCGACCGTGAGCGGCGCACACCTGTACGGCTTCGCGTCCGTCGACTCGGACCTGGACCTGCGCGCGAGCCACGTCCTGCCGGCCGCCGAGGTCGTCGGCCTGCGCACCGGGCCCGAGACCGTCCAGTCCGAAGGGCTGCGCGACGGCGTCGAGCTGGACGTCGTCAGCCACGACCTGCTCAAGTTCGCCCGCCTGCTGAACAGCCGCAACGGCTACGTCCTGGAGCAGCTGCTGTCGCCGCTGGTGGTGGCGACCTCGCCGGTGCACGCCGCGCTGGTCGAGCTGGCGCCCGGGCTGCTCACCAGCCACCACGCCCACCACTACCTGGGCTTCGCGGCCACCCAGGAGCGGCTCTTCGCGCGGACCGGTGAGCTCAAGCCCGCCCTGTACACGCTGCGGGTGTTGCTCACCGGCATCCACCTGATGCGGACCGGGACGCTGGAGACCGACCTCGGCGTGCTGGGCGGCGGCCTGGCCTACGTGCCGGAGCTCATCGCCCGCAAGCGCGAGGCGGAGCACGGGCCCTTCCCCGCGGCCGCCCGCGCGGCGCTGGAGCGGGACATCCCGCGGCTGCGCGCCGAGCTGGAGGCCGCCCGCGACGCGTCCGCACTCCCCGAGCACGCCGACCCGGCCGCGGTCGAGGCCCTGCACCGACTCGTGGTGCGCGTCCGCCTGGGGTCAGTCGGCGCAGCCGTCGTGTGA
- a CDS encoding tetratricopeptide repeat protein yields MEVTSAQLLRKAHATSDVDELVTIGCDLADGDEAGGAEYCFRRASDLGDAVAAFNLGNCLAGQERFREAVDAYELALDRGETDAWLNLGLVLDDLGDLAGAMRAYEQAERAGDSGGAVMLAFALREQGERDAAFEAMERAEAAGHELAAAVLACWRWCTSLDPSLEPALRAAAELYPSARADLGRLLVDTGRVEEGRLVYLRGVELGETESMVPLGNLYADVLGDDAAAEAAYRAGAELGDAHAHHNLAVLLERHGDLAGAERHFRHAAQSGDTLAEAALRDLLED; encoded by the coding sequence GTGGAGGTGACCTCGGCTCAGTTGCTGCGCAAGGCGCACGCGACCTCCGATGTTGACGAACTGGTCACCATCGGGTGCGACCTCGCGGACGGCGACGAGGCCGGCGGCGCGGAGTACTGCTTCCGGAGGGCATCGGACCTCGGCGATGCCGTCGCTGCCTTCAACCTCGGCAACTGCCTGGCCGGGCAGGAACGCTTTCGTGAAGCGGTGGACGCCTACGAGCTTGCCCTCGATCGCGGCGAGACCGATGCGTGGCTGAACCTGGGCCTGGTGCTGGACGACCTCGGCGACCTGGCCGGCGCGATGCGCGCGTACGAGCAAGCCGAGCGCGCCGGCGACAGCGGCGGCGCCGTGATGCTTGCCTTCGCCCTGCGGGAGCAGGGTGAGCGCGACGCGGCCTTCGAGGCGATGGAACGCGCCGAGGCCGCGGGCCACGAGCTGGCCGCGGCGGTGCTGGCCTGCTGGCGGTGGTGCACGAGCCTCGACCCTTCCCTCGAGCCTGCCCTGCGCGCCGCAGCGGAGCTCTACCCCTCGGCCCGCGCAGACCTCGGCCGGCTGCTGGTGGACACGGGGCGGGTCGAAGAGGGTCGCCTCGTGTACCTGCGTGGCGTGGAGTTGGGCGAAACCGAGAGCATGGTTCCGCTGGGAAACCTCTACGCCGATGTACTCGGCGACGACGCCGCCGCGGAAGCCGCCTACCGCGCCGGCGCAGAGCTCGGCGACGCGCACGCACATCACAACCTCGCGGTCCTGCTCGAGCGCCACGGTGACCTGGCCGGTGCCGAGCGACACTTCCGTCATGCCGCGCAGAGCGGGGACACGCTGGCCGAAGCGGCGTTGCGAGACCTACTCGAGGACTGA
- a CDS encoding DUF5999 family protein, which yields MCQHPTSCPSAAATDREAARVVATFPEQGWSLLCNGVIVFEDTGELLPDGSTIEPHRGPARHALAA from the coding sequence ATGTGCCAGCACCCGACCTCCTGTCCCTCAGCCGCAGCCACGGACCGCGAAGCGGCCCGGGTCGTGGCCACCTTCCCCGAGCAGGGTTGGAGCCTGCTCTGTAACGGTGTCATCGTCTTCGAGGACACCGGCGAGCTGCTGCCCGACGGAAGCACCATCGAACCGCACCGCGGACCCGCCCGGCACGCCCTCGCGGCCTGA
- a CDS encoding FAD-dependent oxidoreductase produces MDVSTDFSVAIAGAGLSGLCLAQYLMRAGIDVHVYERDPGPFVRQQGYRIILDRYGLEALRESLPRPLYRLALTTGDEPGGHVRFTDSRLRNAFTITFKIEPHATRQVDRLTLRSILMSGLDGRIHYGRSAVAVDDGPDGPWLRFSDGGSVAASVVVGADGVRSALCRQLIPDAGPANTAMAGVYGRSPLWRDGESVIPEALRTSGVLAIADRPGRAFFFTSMRFGESPREAFARVTPGSYAPTGDDYVMWGMLLRQEEVPMGVHGNLLALRELAARLSADFHPLIRRLVDTAELDATVLNLFAAGRRPRRWAVPRATMMGDAVHVMPPFGAHGGNTALRDAALLGRRLVEARASGEPVEDAIARYQDEMVPYAFRAVDTAAGMMRRLTGDASAPRWVLTRVLPRLHRVTVPEA; encoded by the coding sequence ATGGACGTATCGACCGACTTCTCCGTGGCGATCGCCGGTGCCGGCCTCTCCGGCCTCTGCCTCGCCCAGTACCTGATGCGCGCCGGCATCGACGTGCACGTCTACGAGCGCGACCCGGGCCCCTTCGTCCGGCAGCAGGGCTACCGGATCATTCTCGACCGGTACGGGCTGGAGGCGTTGCGCGAGAGCCTGCCCCGCCCGCTGTACCGCCTGGCGCTGACCACCGGCGACGAGCCCGGCGGGCACGTGCGCTTCACCGACAGCCGGCTGCGGAACGCGTTCACCATCACCTTCAAGATCGAGCCGCACGCGACCCGCCAGGTCGACCGGCTGACCCTGCGGTCGATCCTGATGTCCGGGCTGGACGGGCGCATCCACTACGGCAGGTCGGCCGTCGCGGTGGACGACGGCCCGGACGGGCCTTGGCTGCGGTTCTCCGACGGCGGGTCCGTCGCGGCGAGCGTCGTCGTGGGCGCCGACGGCGTGCGCTCGGCGCTGTGCAGGCAGCTCATACCGGACGCCGGCCCGGCGAACACCGCGATGGCGGGCGTATACGGCCGGTCGCCGCTGTGGCGCGACGGCGAGAGCGTCATCCCGGAGGCGCTGCGTACCAGCGGGGTCCTGGCCATCGCCGACCGGCCGGGCCGCGCGTTCTTCTTCACCTCCATGCGGTTCGGCGAGAGCCCGCGGGAGGCGTTCGCGCGGGTGACCCCCGGCAGCTACGCGCCCACCGGCGATGACTACGTCATGTGGGGGATGCTGCTGCGGCAGGAGGAGGTGCCCATGGGCGTGCACGGGAACCTGCTGGCGTTGCGGGAGCTGGCCGCCCGGCTGAGTGCGGACTTCCACCCGCTGATCCGGCGGCTCGTCGACACGGCCGAGCTGGACGCCACGGTGCTCAACCTCTTCGCCGCCGGCCGCCGCCCGCGCCGGTGGGCGGTGCCCCGGGCCACGATGATGGGCGACGCCGTGCACGTCATGCCGCCGTTCGGCGCCCACGGCGGCAACACCGCGCTCCGCGACGCCGCCCTGCTCGGCCGCAGGCTGGTCGAGGCCCGCGCGAGCGGCGAGCCGGTGGAGGACGCGATCGCCCGCTACCAGGACGAGATGGTGCCCTACGCCTTCCGCGCCGTCGACACCGCCGCCGGGATGATGCGCCGCCTCACCGGGGACGCGTCCGCCCCGCGCTGGGTGCTGACCCGCGTGCTACCTCGGCTGCACCGGGTCACCGTTCCGGAGGCATGA
- a CDS encoding nucleotidyl transferase AbiEii/AbiGii toxin family protein, which produces MTANIDDFYRDVTTIALGVGEKHGFVLGGGVAWLVNGLVRRPTEDIDLFTDTAGAVGAAAGQVTAALTAAGYHVFREVGDEMFEGMDEDLREYHVADGSRALRLTLTRLDRRRAPVVMDVGPVMHLDDLVASKVAALVNRREVRDYIDVGAALERYPLDRVLELARALEPGLDDEDIADAGRYLDRLDNERFGLYGLTADDIRALRHRLAPWPR; this is translated from the coding sequence GTGACGGCGAACATCGACGACTTCTACCGCGACGTGACCACCATCGCCCTCGGCGTCGGCGAGAAGCACGGGTTCGTGCTCGGCGGCGGCGTCGCCTGGCTGGTCAACGGCCTGGTCCGGCGGCCGACGGAGGACATCGACCTGTTCACCGACACCGCGGGCGCCGTCGGCGCGGCCGCGGGGCAGGTCACCGCCGCGCTGACCGCGGCCGGTTACCACGTGTTCCGCGAGGTCGGCGACGAGATGTTCGAGGGCATGGACGAGGACCTGCGCGAATACCACGTGGCGGACGGGTCGCGGGCCCTGCGGCTGACCCTGACCCGCCTCGACCGGCGGCGCGCGCCCGTGGTGATGGACGTCGGGCCGGTCATGCACCTCGACGACCTCGTCGCGTCGAAGGTGGCCGCCCTTGTCAACCGGCGCGAGGTGCGCGACTACATCGACGTCGGCGCCGCCCTGGAGCGCTACCCGCTCGACCGGGTGCTGGAGCTGGCCCGCGCCCTGGAGCCGGGCCTCGACGACGAGGACATCGCCGACGCGGGCCGCTACCTGGACCGCCTCGACAACGAGCGGTTCGGCCTCTACGGCCTGACCGCGGACGACATCCGGGCGCTGCGCCACCGGCTGGCGCCCTGGCCACGCTGA
- a CDS encoding nucleotidyltransferase domain-containing protein, with product MINLVTEHTILAVVVGSRAYGLDGPDSDHDRRGVYAAPTRLFWHLDKPPAHLDGPADEQFSWELERFCTLALQANPTVLEVLWSPRIERVTPDGERLLAARRAFLSRRVAETYGSYARDQLKRVTARRARTGETNHKQAMHMIRLLLAGAHVLRTGEVLVDVSPLRGRLLTVRRGDLPWESVTAWADDLLADLAAASAATTLPESPDRAAIDALLYSVRERGLS from the coding sequence GTGATAAATCTCGTCACCGAGCACACGATCCTCGCGGTCGTGGTCGGCTCCCGCGCGTACGGCCTCGACGGCCCGGACTCCGACCACGACCGCCGCGGCGTGTACGCGGCACCGACCCGCCTGTTCTGGCACCTGGACAAGCCGCCGGCCCACCTCGACGGCCCGGCCGACGAGCAGTTCTCCTGGGAGCTCGAACGGTTCTGCACCCTCGCGCTACAGGCGAACCCGACAGTGCTCGAGGTGCTGTGGTCACCGCGGATCGAGCGGGTCACCCCCGACGGCGAAAGACTGCTGGCCGCCCGCCGCGCGTTCCTGTCCCGCCGGGTCGCCGAGACCTACGGCTCGTACGCCCGCGACCAGCTCAAGCGCGTCACCGCCCGGCGCGCGCGCACCGGCGAGACCAACCACAAGCAGGCGATGCACATGATCCGGCTGCTGCTGGCCGGCGCGCACGTGCTGCGCACCGGCGAGGTCCTGGTCGACGTGTCGCCGCTGCGCGGGCGGCTGCTCACCGTCCGCCGCGGTGACCTGCCCTGGGAGTCGGTGACGGCCTGGGCGGACGACCTGCTCGCGGACCTGGCCGCCGCGTCCGCGGCGACCACCCTGCCGGAGTCACCGGACCGGGCGGCCATCGACGCGCTGCTCTACTCCGTACGCGAAAGGGGTCTGTCGTGA
- the mgrA gene encoding L-glyceraldehyde 3-phosphate reductase — translation MTYSAADDRYDTMTYRRAGRSGIRLPAISLGLWHNFGDGRPLERQRDITRRAFDLGVTHFDLANNYGPPPGSAESNFGRILGTDFRHHRDEIIVSTKAGYHMWNGPYGEWGSRKYLVSSLDQSLRRLGLDYVDIFYHHRPDPDTPLEETMGALDAVVRSGKALYAGISNYSAEQTAQAAAILQELGTPLLIHQPSYSILNRWIEKDHLLDTLEAVGAGCIAFSPLQQGLLTDRYLRGIPDDSRVRTSVFLNESDLDPATLGRLHNLNDIAGRRGQSLAQLALAWALRDGRMTSLIIGASSVAQLETNVAALGNLSLSSDELNEIDGTVLDL, via the coding sequence GTGACCTACTCCGCCGCGGACGACCGCTACGACACCATGACCTACCGCCGCGCCGGGCGCAGCGGCATCCGGCTGCCCGCCATCAGCCTCGGGCTCTGGCACAACTTCGGCGACGGGCGCCCGCTGGAACGCCAGCGCGACATCACCCGCCGCGCCTTCGACCTGGGCGTCACCCACTTCGACCTGGCCAACAACTACGGCCCGCCGCCCGGCAGCGCCGAGAGCAACTTCGGCCGCATCCTCGGCACCGACTTCCGGCACCACCGCGACGAGATCATCGTCTCCACCAAGGCCGGCTACCACATGTGGAACGGCCCCTACGGCGAGTGGGGCAGCCGCAAGTACCTGGTCTCGTCGCTCGACCAGTCGCTGCGCCGCCTCGGCCTCGATTACGTCGACATCTTCTACCACCACCGCCCCGACCCGGACACCCCGCTCGAGGAGACGATGGGCGCGCTCGACGCCGTGGTGCGCTCGGGCAAGGCCCTCTACGCCGGCATCAGCAACTACAGCGCCGAGCAGACCGCGCAGGCCGCCGCGATCCTCCAGGAGCTCGGCACTCCCCTGCTGATACACCAGCCGTCGTACTCGATCCTGAACCGCTGGATCGAGAAGGACCACCTGCTCGACACGCTCGAGGCGGTCGGCGCCGGCTGCATCGCCTTCAGCCCGCTGCAACAGGGCCTGCTCACCGACCGGTACCTGCGCGGCATCCCCGACGACTCCCGGGTACGCACCAGCGTCTTCCTCAACGAGAGCGACCTGGACCCCGCCACCCTCGGCCGGCTGCACAACCTCAACGACATCGCCGGCCGGCGCGGCCAGTCCCTGGCGCAGCTGGCCCTCGCCTGGGCCCTGCGCGACGGCCGCATGACCAGCCTGATCATCGGGGCCAGCAGCGTCGCGCAGCTCGAGACCAACGTCGCCGCCCTCGGCAACCTCAGCCTGTCCTCCGACGAGCTCAACGAGATCGACGGCACCGTCCTCGACCTGTAG
- a CDS encoding chorismate-binding protein, producing MLHGGRGYRHFPTPGSGAQPGFPASCQGRHRASCRFEWYLGDPGDPAELVSAFLSGNGLRVRNLGRMVTQSHPTGAGTPCGAALYVSASAGSVMVGGPAGAPSPVPGIPDVVAVVYVHEPADPSPSVAETYAMSSDVSDGIAPGTPWRLGPWRESWTRADHAAAVNSAREAIGRGDVYQVNIVGHASAPYTGDPGPALTRVAGLPGARYGGVLSGSGWAMATASPETLVEVRGGRVVTRPIKGTRPATARGRRELLGSAKERAEHVMIVDLQRNDLSRMAGVGPVRVDELFAVRRWCGLWQAESVVSAGIEGPLDLAELLRAICPGGSVTGAPKLSALSEIARLEPVGRGVSMGALGWVGTDHLDLGLSIRTAAVDGERVHLWAGGGITWDSDPVAEVDEAAAKAAPLRAALAGA from the coding sequence ATGCTCCACGGCGGGCGGGGATACCGCCACTTTCCGACACCTGGATCGGGCGCTCAACCGGGTTTTCCGGCGTCCTGCCAGGGCCGTCACCGTGCGTCATGCCGTTTCGAGTGGTACCTGGGTGATCCCGGCGATCCCGCTGAGCTTGTCTCCGCGTTCCTGTCCGGCAACGGACTGCGGGTGCGAAACCTTGGCCGAATGGTTACCCAATCTCACCCGACCGGCGCCGGAACCCCCTGCGGGGCAGCACTGTACGTGTCCGCATCGGCCGGATCGGTGATGGTTGGCGGCCCCGCCGGCGCCCCCTCGCCGGTACCCGGAATCCCCGACGTGGTGGCCGTCGTCTACGTCCACGAACCCGCCGATCCGTCACCCTCCGTAGCGGAAACGTACGCGATGAGTTCGGACGTTTCGGACGGTATCGCTCCCGGTACGCCCTGGCGTCTCGGCCCGTGGCGGGAAAGCTGGACCCGCGCCGATCACGCCGCCGCCGTCAATTCCGCGCGCGAGGCGATCGGGCGTGGCGACGTTTATCAGGTCAACATTGTCGGGCACGCCTCGGCGCCATATACGGGCGATCCGGGGCCGGCCCTTACCCGGGTGGCCGGACTGCCCGGTGCGCGCTACGGCGGCGTTCTCAGCGGGTCGGGATGGGCCATGGCGACGGCGTCGCCGGAGACCCTCGTAGAGGTGCGCGGCGGCCGGGTCGTCACCCGGCCCATCAAGGGCACCCGGCCGGCCACCGCGCGCGGCCGCCGCGAACTGCTCGGGTCGGCCAAGGAGCGCGCCGAGCACGTCATGATCGTCGACCTCCAGCGCAACGACCTGTCCCGGATGGCCGGCGTCGGCCCGGTCCGGGTGGACGAGCTGTTCGCGGTGCGCCGCTGGTGCGGGCTGTGGCAGGCCGAGTCGGTGGTGTCCGCGGGAATCGAGGGCCCGCTCGACCTGGCCGAGCTGCTGCGCGCGATCTGCCCCGGCGGTTCGGTGACCGGCGCGCCGAAGCTGTCGGCGCTGTCCGAGATCGCCCGCCTGGAACCGGTCGGCCGCGGCGTCAGCATGGGCGCGCTCGGCTGGGTCGGCACCGACCACCTCGACCTGGGCCTGAGCATCCGCACGGCGGCGGTGGACGGCGAACGGGTACACCTGTGGGCCGGCGGCGGCATCACCTGGGACAGCGACCCGGTCGCGGAGGTCGACGAGGCGGCCGCGAAGGCCGCGCCCCTGCGCGCCGCGCTCGCCGGCGCCTGA